Below is a genomic region from Sinobacterium norvegicum.
GCTCAGCGGTAGAGCAGTAGACTGTTAATCTATTGGTCGCTGGTTCGATCCCAGCAGTCGGAGCCATATTTAAAAACCAGCCTTTTGGCTGGTTTTTTTTCGCCTAAGATTTGTCACTACTGATGTGAATTAGTGCGAATTATAAAAAACACTATTTTTATAGCTTTTTCTTGAATCAGGGCTTGACCCACTTGCCACTTCTGCATAATATACGCCCCGCACACCGCAACGCGGTAAGCCGTTCCGACTTAGCTCAGCGGTAGAGCAGTAGACTGTTAATCTATTGGTCGCTGGTTCGATCCCAGCAGTCGGAGCCATATTTAAAAACCAGCCTTTTGGCTGGTTTTTTTTCGCCTGTCATTTTTCATTCTCGGCAAACCAACTTGCCTCAGCCAAAAAAAACGCCTGCAAAGGCAGGCGTTAATCAACAAGCATCTTTCGCCGCTATCAGAACGGCCAAATTAATGGCACCAAGCACACGGTCAATATACCAACCAGCAGCGTCAACGGCCCACCCATGCGCATAAAGTCGACAAACTTATACCCGCCCGGACCGTACACCATCAGATTGGTTTGATAGCCAATTGGCGTGGCAAAGCAAGTAGAGGCCGCCACCATCAGCGTGATCACAAATGGCGTCATATTAACTCCCAGGCTTTCACTCAAGGCTATCGAGACTGGAAACAGCAACACCGCAGCGGCAACATTGGAAATCAGCGCCGAGAAACCCGCTGTCAGCAGGAAAATAGCCGCCAAACTCAGATAGGTAGAGCCAGAAACCACATTAAACAGCGAGGCGGCCACAGCCGCAGCCAGGCCACTTTCATGCACCCCTGCGCCCAAGCCTATCGAGGCAGCAATCACTAACAGCACCTGAAAATCAATGCTGTTTCTGGCGTCAAACACAGACAAGCAGCCAGTCACTACCATCGCCGTCGCCGCGATAACAGCTGCCCCCAACATGCTGACACCAAAACCACTGACCGCAACAATCATTGCCACCATGATAGAGATAGCCCACCAGCGTTTACCGTGGCGCAACGGTTCGGAGTTGGCCACCTTGCTGACTAACAGAAAGTCCTTCGAGTAGGCATACTGATCAACAAAGTCATTGGCTGTTTCGAGCAGAATATTATCGCCGGCACGCAACTCAACATCACCCAGCCGCCCTTTAACCTTCTCACCCTCTCGTGAGATGGCAATAATCGCCGCTTGATAAGTCGCCCGAAAGCGGCCATCACGAATGGTTTTGCCAACCAGCGGGTTATTCTGCGAAATAACAACCTCTACCAGGCAGCGCTCATTATCGGCGTTATCCAGCTTAAATACTTGCTCTTCAGCACTGCGCAGACCGTGGATTTTCTTCAGATCAACCACCGCCTCAACATCACCGGCAAAAACCAAACGATCATCGGCATAGAGTATTTCAGAGGAGGCCACAGCCGGCATAACCCGGTTATTACGCACAATCTCAATCAAGAATAAACCCGGCAAATGGCGCAGCCCAGCCTGCTCGATATTTAAGCCGGCCAGCGGGCTAAAGCGCTCAACCACCATTTCGACCACATATTCTCGGCCACCCTCCAGTTTGGCCGTGACACCCCCGCTATCGGGCAAGAAGCGCTTGCTGAAGAGCAAAATATAGACAACGACCAAGATGACACAGGGCACGCCGATCCAGGCGATCTCAAACAACGACAGGCGAATGTCACCCTGATAACTATTGAACATGTCGTTCAATACCAAATTGGTACTGGTACCAACCAGGGTGCAGAGACCGCCAACAATAGCCGCAAAGCTTAACGGCATCATCAGTTGCGACACCGCTAAATTATTGCGCCGCGCCCAGTCGCCGACCGCCGGCACCATCATCGCCACAACAGGCGTGTTGTTGAGCACCGAGCTAACCGCCGCCACCGGCAGCATCAACCGTAGCTGGGCTCGCTTAACACTCTTGGGGCGCCCCAATACCGATTGCGACATCCAATTTACCGCACCACTTTGCGACAACCCTCGGGCGACAATATAAAGCACTCCGACGGTTACCATGCCCTCGTTCGACAACCCTGTCAGGGCTGACTCGATGCCAATAACATCAAATCCAACCAATGCCGCCACCGACATGATTAGAATCACATCGGCGGGCAATGTCGACAACACCAAAAAGGCAAAGGTAACAACAACAACGACAAGCGTTGTCCAAGCTTCAAATCCCATAGAAATCAATACTTTTACGAATAATATGCGGTTAATGTAGCAATAAACTGAGTCAATTGCTCGGCTGGCAGATCATTGATTCCCGCCGCTGCCTTGCGGCCGCCACCGGTGGGGAACTGCCTGACGACTTCATCCGCACCGGTCTTGTTATTGAGCGGCGCCCTGACACTGACTAAATAATTTCCATTGGCTTTTTCTGTTAGCACAGCGTGCGCGCGGTCCGGGCTGGCATTCGCCAAGTCGTTGCTATAAACACCACTAACCCGTCGCGCCCACTTTTCATTGGGCAGAATAAAGATACCGGCAACATCGCTGACAAACTCAGGTTCAATGGCCGCCGCGCTGGCCATATCTTGATGATAGCCCTGCTCTAAGCGCTGAAAAGTTTCGACCTCTGCAGCCATAAAATCAAAGGGTGAGGCGTATGGGCGGATTTTTTCAAATAGCGCCGACGGGGTAAAATGTAAATCATCGAGGTCAGAGCCGTAGCCATTATAATTCAGATAAACGCCAAGGTTATTCAACTGCTGCAACTGCTCGGCCGACAGACTTAAAGGCCTGGCCAATATCTCGGCACTGTTCTTGAGATTATCGCCGTAGGCACCAGTAATTGCCCACTCGACAAAGCGACCCTGTAAATAGTGATTAACCAAAATAGCCGTACAAACATCAGCGGCAGGATTGATAATAGTTGTCAGCGCTTCATGCTCTTCAATCTCGCCGGCGAAGTGATGGTCAACATAAAAAATTTCAGCACCCTGGCTCAAAGCCTGCGCCACTGCATCGCGGTTTTTATCGAACGAGATATCTAACACAGTCACTTTGTCGCCCGACTTAATCCCGGCCTGCCCAACAAGGGCGATATCACGCTTAACGCCAGTAACCAGACGGCTTTCTAGCGGCTCAGCATTTCGCAACTGCACCAGCGCACATAAACCATCGGCATCACCGTTAAAAATATCAATTACCGCCATAACCTCGCCCACTTTCTTTAGAAAATTTATTAGGGCGCAAGTATATCACAGCACAGTAAAAGCTCTCGCCCCCTAAAAGAACGAGAGCGCACGGCTAATTTAAACGAATTTTCGCCCGGTTATCGGCCACAGTTTTGTCACCAATACCTTTGACCTCAGTCAGTTCTTCCACCGATTTAAAATCGCCATGAACCGCCCGATAAGAAACGATAGCCTGCGCCTTGCTCAGGCCGACACCGTCTAACACCTCTGCTATTCGCTCAGGCTCTGCACTATTAATATCGATAATTTCTTTACCGCTATAGGCGTCATCGGCGGCAGCCATGACAGGAGACAAGGCGACAGTCATCGCCAGCAAAACTGCTGTTACTAGATTTTTCATATTCACATTCCTTGTGATTGTTTTTGATCTTCCATAAAGCAGAAAACCCGATCAGATGGGCTGATCAGGTTTTACCATAGTCTATGATTTTATTACTCGGCAAGTAAGCCAAGCAATTAAATATCGTCCAGTATCGACCTTAGCGCAGACAGTGGCTGTTCCTTACCGGTGATAGGACGACCGATAACCAGGTAATCACTGCCATCTGCCAACGCCTGCGCCGGCGTGACAATACGGCGCTGATCACCAGCCGCATCGCCAAGCGGTCGAATGCCGGGGGTCACCAACTTGAATGCTGGCGCTACCAGTTGACGCAGCACTGGCGCCTCTTGTGCCGAGCACACTACGCCATCCAATCCACAGGACTCAGTCAGCAGCGCCAACCGTTTAACATGATCGACAGGATTCACCGTATAGCCGATCTCTGCCAAGTCACTCGCCTCCATACTGGTCAATACGGTCACCGCGATTAATAACGGGTTATGGCTGGACTTATCTATCGCCTCTTTTGCCGCCTCCATCATACGACGACCACCACTGGCATGGACATTCACCATCCATACCCCTAACTCTGCCGCGGCACGTACAGCACCGGCACAGGTATTTGGAATATCATGAAACTTTAAATCCAAAAAAACATCAAAACCGCGCGCCACCAAGGCTTCTACCAACTGAGGTCCGGCAGCAGTAAACAACTCTTTACCCACTTTTAAGCGGCATAAATCAGGGGACAGTTGATCCGCCATTGCTATCGCCAAATCGGCTGCAGGGTAATCGAGCGCAACTAATATTTTAGGGTCGGACACAGTTTTTCTCCAAACGATTAAAACAATTTTAACAAGATAGAACAGATGCAGTACTGGAATTACTGACCATCGATACCGATGACAGGGGCAACACCACCCCATGCTTTACAAGAGGGGCACTGCCAGTGCAGCTGCTTGCCAGCAAAACCACAATCACCACAACGATATAGCGGGTTTCTTGCCACCAAGGCATCCAGCATCTCTGTCAACAGATCCAGACTAGATTGGTCATTAACTTGACCACGATACATCTCAACCAGCGCAATAATACCCAATAATGTCGGGCGCCGCTTCATATAAGTCAATAAACACTCTCTGGCCTGATCCTCACCCTGCTGAGAACGTATAGCCAGCACCAGCTGCATCAGTACTGACGTTAACACTTGCTGTCGCAATAACCGCTCTGCAAACCGGATAAAGCCACTGATATCGTTCGACTGTTGATAACAATACGCCAGCGAATCAACAACCTCGTTGATATAAAGCGGATCTTGTTCCGCTATCTGTTCCAGCACCTTGATCGCCTGACGGTAGTGCCCCGCCTCGATAGACAGCCGCCCACTAATCATGTTTGAGCGTACACATTTTGGGTCGAAATCCAACGCTTGACGCAGCAACGCCCTCGTCTCACGCCAGTTTTCTGCCAGAATATGCTGCTCAGCTAATTCACAGCAATAATGCGAAATCGCCACCGACAGCGCACTGCTCGGCAGGCGTTTAGATCGCAGCAGCCGCTTGGGTATCAGGCGCCTTCCTGCATCTATCGCCAACTGCCAGTCGCGCTGCTCTTGATAGATACCGACTAACTCCTTCAGCGCAGTGTTAAGATACTCACTCCCCTCTTCCACCAGGGCGTCGAGTAGACTCTCGGCACGGTCGAGCAGACCAGCCTGGGCATAATCTTTGGCCAAAGCAATATGCGCCTGATGCTGTTCGGCGATAGACAGATTGGTTCGGGCCAAAAGGTTTTGATGAATCCGGGTTGCGCCCTCAGTATCGCCACGCTCACGCAATAAATTACCCAGAGATATATGGGTGGCCAAGGTCGATGAATTTACCTCGAAGCTCTCGATAAAACTCTCGACAGCATCATTGCTATCATCATTGCTAATCAGCAGATTGAGGCTTTGATAGTAACTGGTGGGAATGGCATTAACCGCGGGCAACAAACTGACCTTTTTACTGCGACGATAACGCCCTAACAGCCAGCCGATTGAGACGGCAGATAGCAGCAATATAAAAGTGGCAAAATCCTGCATCACCAGCCTTTCGATGTCGAACGACGCAACTTATCCAATGTCCGTTCAAGCTTAAGCACCTTGCGGCGCAGCTGTGCCTGGCGACCATACATACGCACAAACACTCCCGCCGCCGCCGCAAGCCCAGCCACAGCACCCACCACAAACGACAATACTACCCAGCTACCGCTGCTCAAGGTTAAATCGAAAATGAACAGATCAACCGTCATCGCCATATTGTTTTCAACCATAAACAACAGCGACATGACAACCACAACGATAACAAGCAAAATCAGCAATAGCAGTTTGATTATTCTCATAAAACCTTATGCACCAAACGAGGGGGAAGCGGCAACATAACCCGTAGCCGAATCGAGCGCAATAAAAAGGCCGCTATTATCGGCGACCCTCTTTAAATACATCAACTAAAGCTTGGTTTAGCGAGAAAGCTGAGCTGAACTATCGACCCGCTCGCGCAACTGTTTACCTGGCTTGAAGTGAGGCACATACTTACCCGTTAACTCAACCGATTCGCCGGTTTTTGGGTTGCGGCCCTTGCGCGGTGCCCGATAGTGCAAACAAAAGCTACCGAAGCCCCGAATTTCAATACGATCACCGCCTACCAGCGATTCAGACATCTGCTCCAAGAGAATCTTTACAGCCGTCTCTATATCTTTGATCGCCAATTGAGGCTGTTTTTCTGCAATTCTTTCGATTAGTTCTGACTTTGTCATACGAATTCCTTGAATACACTCTCTATCAAGACGGTCAATTTACGTACAGTGTAACGCGAACAATAGCGCTTTTCACTTATTGTAGAATAAAAAGTAGAATTTAATCATTAATTTAGCAAGCATTTGCAGGAAATAAATTCATCCTTGCTGCGACACAGCAACCCCGCAGACAACAAAACTCCAGCCACCAAATCACAGACATAAAAAAACGGAGCCTAAGCTCCGTCTTTTCGACTCAAAACCTAAAGTAATAAATTACTTATCTTGGCTCTGCATCTGCGCCTTGATCAAGTCGCCAAGCGTTGCAGGAGCAACAGCTTCCTCAGTCTTTAGAGACTGAATAGCTTCTTTCTCTTCAGCGGCATCCTTACCCTTGATAGATAGAGATAGAACGCGGTTCTTGCGATCGACGCTGCTGATGATAACCTCAACAGAATCGCCTTCTTTAAGAACATTGCGAGCATCTTCAACCTTATCACGGCTGATTTCAGAAGCGCGAAGTGTACCTTCAACTTCGTCAGCAAGAACAACAATAGCTGCCTTGGCATCAACTTCTTTAACAGTACCGGTAACAATGGTGCCCTTATCGTTGTCAGCAACGTATTCAGCGAACGGATCGCTTTCTAGCTGCTTAATACCTAGAGAGATACGCTCACGCTCTGGGTCGATAGACAGGATAGTTGTTTCGATCTCTTCGCCTTTCTTGTACTTGCGAACAGCTTCTTCGCCAGTTTCATTCCAAGAAAGATCAGAAAGGTGTACTAGGCCATCGATGTTGCCTTCAAGACCGATGAAGATACCGAAGTCAGTGATTGACTTGATAACGCCATTAACCTTGTCGCCCTTGGCGAACTGAGAAGCGAAAGCATCCCATGGGTTCTGAGTACACTGTTTAACACCCAGAGAGATACGACGACGCTCTTCGTCGATATCCAATACCATGACTTCAACTTCGTCACCGACGTTAACAATCTTAGATGGGTGAACGTTTTTGTTAGTCCAATCCATTTCAGAAACGTGAACAAGACCTTCAACACCTTCTTCTAGCTCGGCGAAACAGCCGTAGTCAGTAAGATTGGTAATAACTGCCTTGATCTTAGCGCCTTCAGGGTAACGCTTAGTGATTTCGACCCATGGATCTTCACCTAGCTGCTTAAGACCTAGAGAAACACGATTGCGCTCGCGATCGAACTTCAAAACTTTAACGTCGATTTCGTCACCAACATTGACGATCTCGCTTGGGTGCTTAATGCGCTTCCAAGCCATATCGGTAATGTGTAGAAGACCATCAACACCACCTAGGTCAACGAAAGCACCGTAGTCAGTCAGGTTCTTAACGATACCCTTAACAGACATGCCTTCTTGTAGGTTAGACAGTAGCTCTTCACGCTCGGCGCTGTTAGCTTCTTCTAATACAGCACGACGAGAAACAACAACGTTGTTGCGTTTCTGATCTAGCTTAATCACTTTAAATTCTAGCTCTTTACCTTCTAGGTGAGCAGTTTCGCGTACTGGGCGAACGTCAACCAGAGAACCAGGTAGGAAGGCACGGATGCTGGCGACGTCAACGGTGAAACCACCCTTAACCTTGCCAGAAATAACACCCTTAACAACTTCTTCAGCTTCGAAAGCCTTCTCAAGTTCTTTCCAAGATTCAGCGCGCTTGGCTTTTTCGCGAGACAGTTTGGTTTCACCCCATCCGTCTTCAACAGCCTCAAGTGCTACCTGAACCTCATCGCCAACAGCTAGAGTTAACTCACCGCTTTCATTAACGAATTCAGAACGAGGAATAATACCTTCAGACTTAAGACCTGCGTGTACAGTTACCCAATCGCTATCGATATCGATGACGATACCCGTAACAATTGAACCAGGTTTCATGTCGATGGTTTGTAAACTTTCTTCAAAAAGTTCGGCAAAGCTCAAGCTTTCGCTCATATTAATTACCTATGATTAGACGGGCAAAACGCCCTCATCCGTACTTACCAGCTAATACGGGCTAGTTTTAATAGCAGTACACAACACCTTTCGCTGGCTACGTGTTGCGCCACCACTGTTTGTTACTCTGTTCGCCAACCAGCAACCGCCAATCGGCTAAATTCTCTACGTCGAAACTAGGTTCTTGCGGCGAGTAGCTGCAGCACCTGATCTTTTACCTCTTCGATAGACATTTCAGTACTATCAATAACCTGCGCATCCTCAGCAGGCTTTAGAGGTGACGTCTTACGGTTTGTATCCCGCTCATCTCGAAGATTTATCTCTTCTAGAAGACGCGCGAGGGTACCACTTTGACCATCGCCTTGCAACTGCTTTTCACTTAGCACCCCTTTGTCTTTGAGCTGCAAATAGCGTCGCATCGCCCGCTCTTTGGCGCCGGCAGTGAGAAAAATTTTGACGGTTGCTGCGGGGAAGACAACCGTACCCATATCGCGGCCATCGGCGACCAAGCCCGGAGACTGGGCAAAATCACGCTGGCGCTGGAGCAACGCTTCACGCACTGCTGGTACTGCTGCCACAACTGACGCCTGGGCACCAGTTTTCTCGGTGCGCAGTTCAGCACCTACCTGCTCGCCCTGCAACCAGGTTGTCACTCCCTGACCAGGTTCGCCGGCATCGAAGCGCACATCCAGCTCTGCCGCCACCGTCGCCAAGGCTTGTGCATTGTCAAAATCTACAGCCTGTTTATCGGCGGCAAGTGCCGTCAGACGATAGAGTGCGCCGCTGTCTAACAGAGCGAAATTCAACTCGGCGGCCAACAACTGGCATAGTGTTCCCTTGCCCGCGCCACCAGGGCCATCAACGGTTATGATGACTGTGGGTTTATTTTGCATCGGGGTCGACCACCTCAATATTAAAGCCCAGCGAGTTACACAACTCGGCAAAACCGGGGAATGATGTGGCTACCGCGCCACAGCCATTAATCGTAATCATCTCACAGGCGCGCAGACTGGCCACCGCAAATGACATGCCGATACGGTGGTCGCCATGGGTGGCAATCGTCGCTGCCTTAAAAGGCCTCACACCCTCGCCCACACCATTAATGACCATACCGTCCGCCGTCGGTGTGGCATCGATACCACAGTCGATCAGGCCGTCAGCCATTACCTGTATACGATCACTCTCTTTCACTCGTAACTCCTCGGCGCCGGACAGAATAGTCTGCCCCTCGGCACAGGCCGCCGCGACGAACAATACGGGGAACTCGTCGATGGCCAGCGGCACCTGGTCTTCAGGAATGTGAATCCCCTTGAGGCCACGGTAGCAGACACGAATATCGGCAACAGGCTCACCACCGACCTCACGCTGATTAGACAGAGTGATATCGGCATTCATCGCCTGCAAAATATTAATAATACCAATGCGAGTCGGGTTAATCCCCACGTGCTTCAGGGTAATATCAGCACCCGGTGTGATACTTGCCGCCACCATAAAAAAGGCGGCGGATGAGATATCAGAGGGCACATCGATATGGCAGGCGGTCAATTTTCCACCGCCCTGTAACTTGGCGGTATCGCCCTCGGTGACCACCTCATAGCCAAAGCCACGCAGCATTCTCTCGGTGTGATCACGAGTTGGCGCCGGCTCAGTCACCGAGGTCTCGCCGTCTGCATACAAGCCAGCTAGAAGCACACAGGATTTCACCTGGGCGCTGGCCATGGGCATCGTGTAATGCATTGCCTTGATATCACTGGAGCCACCCACTGTCATCGGTGGCCGTCCCTCGGCGGCGGTCTCAACTGTCGCCCCCATTTCCCGCAGCGGGTTGGCGACTCGACCCATCGGGCGCTTGCTTAACGACGCATCACCAATCAAGGTAGATGAAAATGGCTGTGGCGCTAACAGGCCGCTCAACAGACGCATGGAAGTGCCTGAGTTACCCATGTCCAGCGCTTTACCCGGGGACTGCAAACCATGCAGACCAACACCCTCTATCGAGACCTTGCCATTATCGGGACCGGTAATATTCACCCCCATGGCGCGGAAAGCATTGAGTGTCGCCAGCGCATCCTCGCCCTCTAGGAACCCCTCAACCGTGGTCGTGCCCTCAGCCAGTGACCCCAGCATAATAGAACGATGCGACATCGACTTATCGCCGGGCACACGAAATTCACCGTTTAAGCGATCGGCCGGCTTGGCTAAAAATTGAATATTGTTTTCTGACATTATTAGCTTCTCTCTTAGTCGAGCAACGACTAAACGTTCAATAAATTGAGGCTGCCGGCAAAGCCGGGGAGCACATGTTATTAACTTATTGCTTACCCTGCTGGCGCTTAAGCAATATTTCGGAAAAATGATTTCGCGCCTGTTGCGCACGCTCGAAGCTGGCCATAATATCGTCACCATTGCCCTCGGCGATATCCTGACGCAACACCTTTAACTGATCGGTAAAGCCATCCATCATCGACAGCACGGCCTCTTTGTTAGCCAGTACTATATCGTGCCACATTTGCGGGTCACTGGCGGCGATGCGAGTGAAATCGCGAAAGCCGCCGGCGGCATTGTCGAATATTTCGTAGCTACAATCCTGTTGCGCCAGCGCATCAACCAGTGAATAAGCCAATAGATGCGGCAGGTGCGAGGTCGCCGCCAACACCCTGTCGTGCTTATCGACATCCATCGACACCACCTCAGCACCGCAACCCTGCCACAACTGACGCACTGTCTCCTCAGCCTGGGCACTGGTTTCGACGGTCGGGGTTAGAATCACTCGATGATTAACATAGAGTTCAGCATTCGCCGCCTCTACACCGGATTGTTCAGAGCCGGCAATGGGGTGAGCCAGCACCAAATTAGCCGGTACTTGGCCAAAAATACGCTGCGCAGCACGATAGAGATTACCCTTAACGCTGGCCCCATCGGTAATAATCGTCTCGGCGCCAACCAAGGGCGCCAATTGCGCTAGCATTTTCTCGGCAATCAACGTGGGCGTGGCGATAAAAACAACATCGGCAGATTCGACAGCGACGGCTAAATCCAGCTCATAGCGGTCGACAACACCGAGGTCGACGGCCTTTTGCAGGTTAACCTCTTTACGCCCCCAGGCAACAACCTCTCTGGCCAAACCTCTTTCTTTACAGGCCTTGGCCAGGGAACCACCAATTAAACCCACACCCAGTACCACGAGCTTATCAACTATAAACGTCATACCTGCTCACCCAACACCTTGGCCAAGGCTTGCAACAACAACGTGTTCTCGCTCTCCAAGCCAACCGAAATACGCAAATGCTGCGGCATTTCATAGACGCCTACCGGACGTACGATAACTCCTTGCTCGAGCAATTTTTGATAGATGGCCATCACATCACCGCGAAATTCAGCGGCAATAAAATTACCGGCTGAGGGAATAAAAGTGACGCCGAGTTTCTCTAAACCAGTGGTTAGCTGCTGCATACCATCGTGATTCACCGCCCGGCTTTGCGCCAGATAGTCGGCATCAGCCAACACCGCCTCGGCGGCCACCAATGCCATGCTATTAACATTAAAAGGCGCCCTGACACGGTTGAGCAAATCGGTGATCTGCTGGCCAGCTACCGCATAACCAACACGCAAAGCCGCCAAACCCCATGCCTTAGAAAAGGTACGGGTGACAATTAAATTATCATACTGAGGCAACAACGTGACGCCATCCAACTGGTCTTCACCGTCGTTGAATTCAACATAGGCCTCATCGAGCACCACCACGACATGAGCCGGGACCTGTGCCATAAAATCAGTAAATTCTGCCCGCGCAAAAGAGGTGCCCGTTGGGTTGTTCGGGTTGGCAATAAAAATCACCTTGGTATCGACCTCAACCGCCGCCGCCATGGCTGTTAAATCATGCCCCCACTGTTTTGCTGGGGTGACGATTGCTCTGGCACCGCAGGCTTTAACAGCAATCGGGTAAACAATAAAACCATGCTGAGAATAAACCGCCGAGGTACCCGGTTGCAGAAAAGTTCTGGCAATTAGATCGAGTACATCATTCGAGCCATTGCCCAGGGTAAACAGCTCGGCATCCACCGACAAATAGGCCGACAAGGCCTTTTTCAGTTCGAAACCACTGGCATCAGGGTAGCGACATATATCCTGCGCTGCAGCGCTGCAAGCCGCCACTACTTTAGGGCTTGGCCCCAGCGGATTTTCATTGCTGGCGAGCTTAACAACATGCTCTACACCCAACTCCCGCTGCAGCTCTTCTATCGGCTTACCCGGCTGATACGGATGCAAGCCCTGTACACCGAGATTCGCTTGGGCAATAAAATCACAACTCATTCTTAACTCCAACGACGGCGACAACACAATGCCGTCAAAACACTTAACTCAAATGATTTACAGTGCAGCCTTAGGATACGAGCCCAAATGCTTAATCACCACAGACTGCTCTGTTAAGGCTTCGATAATCTCTTTCACCTTCGGGTCTTCGACATGACCTTCGAACTCCATGAAGAAAACATAGGTCCAGGTTTCGGTACGTGAGGGCCGTGTATCGATACGGGTTAACATCACCCCTGCATCTTGAAAGGGCTGCAGCAGATGAAACAGCGCACCCGGCTTATTGCGTGTAGTGACAGCAATAGAGGTCTTGTCGCTGCCACTGGCACCGACCGGTTCTCGACCGATAATCAAAAAGCGCGTGGTATTGTTAGAGAAGTCTTCAATACTACTCGACAGGCTGACGAGGTTATATTCCTCCAGCGCCATATTGCCGGCCACGGCCGCTATCGTCGGGTCATCCGCTGCCATCTTGGCGCCTTCACCATTACTGCTAACGGCTACTCGCTCAACATGCGGCCAGTGTTTATCAAGCCACTGCCGAGACTGAGCCAATGCTTGCTGATGAGCCACGATGGTTTTAATCGCCCCGGCTTCAACACCCTCCTGCGCCATCAGATGAAGCTCGATACGCAGTTCAACCTCACCGATGATTTTCAGCGATGAATTCAAGAAGCTATCGAGGGTGTGCGTCACCATACCCTCGGTGGAATTTTCAACCGGCACCACGCCATAATTAGATTCCCCAGCTTCCACCTGGGAAAACACATTGGCAATGGTTTGCTGTGGCTGTGGTATCACCCCGTGACCAAAATGCTTAACCGCTGCGGCCTGGGTAAACGTTCCCTCCGGGCCGAGATAGGCAACCTGCATCGGTTTTTCCAGCGCTAAACAAGCCGACATAATTTCACGGAAAATG
It encodes:
- the hisC gene encoding histidinol-phosphate transaminase, which produces MSCDFIAQANLGVQGLHPYQPGKPIEELQRELGVEHVVKLASNENPLGPSPKVVAACSAAAQDICRYPDASGFELKKALSAYLSVDAELFTLGNGSNDVLDLIARTFLQPGTSAVYSQHGFIVYPIAVKACGARAIVTPAKQWGHDLTAMAAAVEVDTKVIFIANPNNPTGTSFARAEFTDFMAQVPAHVVVVLDEAYVEFNDGEDQLDGVTLLPQYDNLIVTRTFSKAWGLAALRVGYAVAGQQITDLLNRVRAPFNVNSMALVAAEAVLADADYLAQSRAVNHDGMQQLTTGLEKLGVTFIPSAGNFIAAEFRGDVMAIYQKLLEQGVIVRPVGVYEMPQHLRISVGLESENTLLLQALAKVLGEQV
- the rpsA gene encoding 30S ribosomal protein S1 — protein: MSESLSFAELFEESLQTIDMKPGSIVTGIVIDIDSDWVTVHAGLKSEGIIPRSEFVNESGELTLAVGDEVQVALEAVEDGWGETKLSREKAKRAESWKELEKAFEAEEVVKGVISGKVKGGFTVDVASIRAFLPGSLVDVRPVRETAHLEGKELEFKVIKLDQKRNNVVVSRRAVLEEANSAEREELLSNLQEGMSVKGIVKNLTDYGAFVDLGGVDGLLHITDMAWKRIKHPSEIVNVGDEIDVKVLKFDRERNRVSLGLKQLGEDPWVEITKRYPEGAKIKAVITNLTDYGCFAELEEGVEGLVHVSEMDWTNKNVHPSKIVNVGDEVEVMVLDIDEERRRISLGVKQCTQNPWDAFASQFAKGDKVNGVIKSITDFGIFIGLEGNIDGLVHLSDLSWNETGEEAVRKYKKGEEIETTILSIDPERERISLGIKQLESDPFAEYVADNDKGTIVTGTVKEVDAKAAIVVLADEVEGTLRASEISRDKVEDARNVLKEGDSVEVIISSVDRKNRVLSLSIKGKDAAEEKEAIQSLKTEEAVAPATLGDLIKAQMQSQDK
- a CDS encoding prephenate dehydrogenase/arogenate dehydrogenase family protein, with translation MTFIVDKLVVLGVGLIGGSLAKACKERGLAREVVAWGRKEVNLQKAVDLGVVDRYELDLAVAVESADVVFIATPTLIAEKMLAQLAPLVGAETIITDGASVKGNLYRAAQRIFGQVPANLVLAHPIAGSEQSGVEAANAELYVNHRVILTPTVETSAQAEETVRQLWQGCGAEVVSMDVDKHDRVLAATSHLPHLLAYSLVDALAQQDCSYEIFDNAAGGFRDFTRIAASDPQMWHDIVLANKEAVLSMMDGFTDQLKVLRQDIAEGNGDDIMASFERAQQARNHFSEILLKRQQGKQ
- the cmk gene encoding (d)CMP kinase, with translation MQNKPTVIITVDGPGGAGKGTLCQLLAAELNFALLDSGALYRLTALAADKQAVDFDNAQALATVAAELDVRFDAGEPGQGVTTWLQGEQVGAELRTEKTGAQASVVAAVPAVREALLQRQRDFAQSPGLVADGRDMGTVVFPAATVKIFLTAGAKERAMRRYLQLKDKGVLSEKQLQGDGQSGTLARLLEEINLRDERDTNRKTSPLKPAEDAQVIDSTEMSIEEVKDQVLQLLAART
- the aroA gene encoding 3-phosphoshikimate 1-carboxyvinyltransferase, which encodes MSENNIQFLAKPADRLNGEFRVPGDKSMSHRSIMLGSLAEGTTTVEGFLEGEDALATLNAFRAMGVNITGPDNGKVSIEGVGLHGLQSPGKALDMGNSGTSMRLLSGLLAPQPFSSTLIGDASLSKRPMGRVANPLREMGATVETAAEGRPPMTVGGSSDIKAMHYTMPMASAQVKSCVLLAGLYADGETSVTEPAPTRDHTERMLRGFGYEVVTEGDTAKLQGGGKLTACHIDVPSDISSAAFFMVAASITPGADITLKHVGINPTRIGIINILQAMNADITLSNQREVGGEPVADIRVCYRGLKGIHIPEDQVPLAIDEFPVLFVAAACAEGQTILSGAEELRVKESDRIQVMADGLIDCGIDATPTADGMVINGVGEGVRPFKAATIATHGDHRIGMSFAVASLRACEMITINGCGAVATSFPGFAELCNSLGFNIEVVDPDAK